From a single Melospiza georgiana isolate bMelGeo1 chromosome 5, bMelGeo1.pri, whole genome shotgun sequence genomic region:
- the RPIA gene encoding ribose-5-phosphate isomerase, translated as MRLPGRLALLRSTPLAARPPGRVRTGRAAARRGFSRGRLGGTMAEEAKKRAAFAAVDKHVQNNQVLGIGSGSTIVHAVQRLAERVKEENLTIVCIPTSFQARQLILQNGLTLSDLDRNPELDVAIDGADEVDSDLNLIKGGGGCLTQEKIVAGFAKCFIVIADYRKKSDSLGEQWKKGVPIEVIPMAYVPVTKALTKKFGGVVELRMAVNKAGPVVTDNGNFILDWKFDKVHEWREVNSAIKMIPGVVETGLFIDMAQRVYFGMEDGSVSVREKPPC; from the exons ATGCGGCTCCCCGGCCGGCTCGCCCTGCTGCGGAGCACGCCCCTGGCTGCCCGGCCGCCAGGGAGGGTCCGaacggggcgggcggcggcgcggcgcggctTCTCCCGCGGGCGGCTCGGCGGCACCATGGCAGAGGAGGCCAAGAAGCGGGCCGCCTTCGCCGCCGTGGACAAGCACGTCCAG AACAATCAAGTTCTTGGGATCGGGAGCGGATCTACGATTGTACACGCGGTGCAGCGATTAG CTGAGCGAGTCAAGGAGGAGAACCTGACCATTGTTTGCATCCCTACATCCTTTCAG GCTCGTCAGCTGATCCTGCAGAATGGCTTAACCCTGAGTGACTTGGACCGAAATCCAGAG ctTGATGTTGCCATCGATGGAGCAGATGAGGTGGACTCTGACCTCAACCTTATCAAAGGTGGCGG TGGCTGCTTGACACAGGAGAAGATAGTGGCAGGATTTGCAAAGTGCTTCATTGTTATTGCTGATTACAG gaaaAAATCTGACAGCCTTGGGGAGCAGTGGAAGAAGGGAGTTCCTATCGAGGTCATCCCCATGGCTTATGTCCCTGTCACCAAAGCCCTGACCAAAAAGTTTGGCGGAGTCGTGGAGCTGCGGATGGCTGTTAACAAAGCA GGCCCTGTGGTGACAGACAATGGGAACTTCATCCTGGACTGGAAGTTTGACAAGGTTCACGAGTGGCGTGAAGTgaactctgccatcaaaatgatACCAG GCGTGGTGGAGACGGGGCTGTTCATCGACATGGCACAGCGGGTGTACTTTGGCATGGAGGACGGCTCGGTGAGCGTGAGGGAGAAGCCGCCCTGCTGA